The Methanocella arvoryzae MRE50 genome includes a region encoding these proteins:
- a CDS encoding DUF504 domain-containing protein, translating to MMHVSPRDVLNRLKWKAGESLSDATIYYVSRGSPGDSATVNGDEIKEIGAFGLELESGAVIPYHRIYRIDYRGGIIFDRLWYRHTLRH from the coding sequence ATGATGCATGTAAGCCCGCGGGATGTATTGAACAGGCTCAAATGGAAGGCCGGCGAAAGCCTCTCAGATGCAACCATCTACTATGTGAGCCGGGGCAGCCCCGGGGACTCGGCTACGGTGAACGGTGACGAGATCAAGGAAATAGGGGCCTTCGGTCTGGAGCTGGAGTCCGGCGCTGTAATCCCGTACCATCGCATATACAGGATAGACTACCGGGGCGGCATAATTTTCGACCGGCTGTGGTACAGGCATACTCTGAGGCACTGA